AATCGCTCAGGCTATTTATACCGCCGACGCGGTGATTTCAACGGGCGGCGTTTCGGTAGGAGATTACGATTATATCGAGGATATATTAACCGAGTTGCAAGGGAAAGTTCACATTAGTTCTGTGGCGATTAAGCCGGGAAAACCTTTAACTGTTGCTGCGTTTAAACGAGATAAAAAAGAATATAACTCGCCTATTGCAAGTTCGGATTGTCTTTATTTTGGTTTACCGGGAAATCCGGTTTCTGCTTTAGTTTGCTGTTGGCGTTTTGTTGTGCCTGCTTTGCGAAAGATGGCCGGGCTGGGCGCGGAGGCTTGGGGCCCGGAGTTTGTCAAAGCTCGATGTCATTCTGAATTGCGATCGCACGGATCGCGCGAAACTTATGTTTGGGGTAAACTGCACTTAGTGGCCGGAGCGTGGGAATTTGAACCTGCTAGCGGCAGCCAAAATTCAGCGAATTTGATAAACCTAGCCCATACAAGTGGTTTAGCAGTTTTGTCCGCATCAGAAACCTCGATTTGCTCCGGCGAATTCGTTGAAGTTTTAAAAGTTAGTTATTAATCATCTTGCCCGAAGAGCGCAGTCGAAGGGTGGTCATTAGTCATTAGTCATTAGTCATTTGTCATTTGTCATTCGTCATTCGTTTCATGATTGGTACTCTTTGTTTATTCCCTCTTCCTTGCTTCTTCTTCCTTCTTCCTTCTTCCTTCTTATTCTTCTTCCTTCTTCCCTCTTCCTTCTTCCTTCTTCCTTCCTATGATGAGAATTTTAATTGTTGAAGACGATCCGATGATGCAACTGGGATTAGAGCAAGTTTTAGCCGATTCCCCAGAAATAGAAATAGTAGGACAAGCAGAAGACGGTTATTTAGGAGTAGCAGCGGCACTGAAACTCAAACCTGATATGATTGTGATGGATATCGGTTTGCCGCGACTCGATGGCATAGCAGCGACGCAGCAAATTAAAGCGCAACTGCCGGAAGTTAGAGTTGTAATGTTAACTTCTCATACCGCAGAAACTGAAATTATTGCTGCTCTTTCTAGCGGTGCTGATGCTTATTGTATTAAAGGTGCTTCCATAGACAGGCTGTTAGCGGCGATTGCGGCGGCTGCTGAGGGTGCTACATATCTTGACCCTCAAATTGCGCGGACTGTGATCGAACACCTCAAACCCCCGATTCCTGCTTCTACAACTACTTTTGGTCAGTTGTCACAGCGGGAATTGGAGGTGTTAAGATTAATGGTGGAAGGTAACAGCAATCCGGAAATAGCAGCGGCACTTTATTTGAGTCCAAATACTATTAAAACTCACGTTCGCGGTATTATGAATAAGTTGGCTGTGGATGACCGCGTGCAAGCAGCAGTTGTGGCCCTGAGAACTGGTTTGGTCTAATGACAGTTGACAGTTGACAGTTGACAGTTGACACAAGGAAGAGCGAAGAAAGAAGAAAAATCATTAAATTTTTTTTAACTTCCAATTTTTAATTTCCGCTTCCTTATTCCCAATGACCAATGACCAATGACTAATGACTAATGACTAATGACCAATGACCAATGACCAATGACCAATGACCATTGACCAATGACTAGCAATTTGAGTGATATAATCTATGTCTGAGTGGATAGAAATCGGTACAATTGTAGCGGCTCAAGGTTTATGCGGGGAAGTGCGAGTTTATCCCGATTCTGATTTTCCGGAAAGGTTTATTGAGCCGGGGAAGCGGTGGATTTTGCGCCCTAAAAAAACTGAACCGGAGCCGATCGAGTTTTTGGGCGGCCGCTACATTCCGGGCAAAGGGTTGTATGTTGTAGAGGTGGAGGGTGTGGAAGACCGCGATGGGGCTGAGGCGCTGCGGGGCTGCAAGTTGTTAATCGAAAAGGGATCTCGACCTTACCTCGAACCTGATGAGTTTTACGTCCAAGATTTGATCGGTATGGAAGTGTTTAACCAGTTAACCGGCGAAATCTTGGGTAAAGTAAGTGATATTATTCCCGCGGGTAACGACCTTTTAGAAGTAGAAACAAATTTAACAGCGCCGGAACCTGTCGCCCCTGAACTGTCCAAGCCAAAACGGCCGGAAACTCCCACAGCAAACGCTGACCCCAGAAATACCCGCAAACCTCGAAAAATCAAAGTTAAAGAGCCTAAATCAACTAAAATTTTGATTCCTTTTGTACAAGAGATTGTGCCAATTGTTGACTTGGAGAAAGGCAGACTTGAAATTGTGCCGCCTCCTGGTTTGTTGGACGATATCTAGATTATAAGGCGGTTGAAACCGCCCGTTTTTCTAGAAAATCAAGCCAATGATTATTAAAGGCAATCCAGAGGAAGTATTAGTTCTTAATAATTCCCAATGACCAATGACCACCCTTCGGCTTCGCTCAGGGCGAGATGACCAATGACCAATGACCACCCTTCGGCTTCGCTCTGGGTAAAATGACAAATGACTAATGACCAATGACTAATGACTAATGACCAATGACTAATGACCGATATTAATCTTTTACTTTATTTGAGTACCGCACCATCAAGTAACTGATGGAAAGAGCGAAAATGGCTGCGGCCAAACCAATCAAGTCCGCTGCGGTTTTCTTTTCTAGGTCAAGAATGATGATTTTTCGAGATACTGCTATCAAAGAAGTTACAATAACTAGCTCTACTTGAATTACGTGCTTTTTTAGATAAGCTGTGATATTTTCTAAGATTTCCAGGGCAATTAACACATTTAAAAACAACCCAAATATGACAAATAACGTATCTTTTAATAAAAAAGTTTCGTGGTCATCGAATAATTCTTTTGATAAAAAAATCAATAAATCGCAAACACTGACGATAATTACTACAATCATCGCTAGTGAGAGAATTTTTGATATTATGACTTCTACATTTTCTGTAAAATGCAGAAAGTTTTCATCACTGCCTAACTTAGAAATTTGTCTAAATAGTTTTTTCAGCATACCTCTGTCTCATATCGGTTGAATTGCCCGCTATCACCTGCGATCGCATGGTGGGGCGAGTTCATATAGATTGTTTGTGTGAATTATATATGGTTTGTGGAACCCACCGCTACAAATATTACGGTTAATTTACCGGCCATCCTAGGATTTAGTCAAAATTCAATACAATTTTTCCATAAAAAAGCCTCAAATTATTGCCTAGCAATATTTGAGGACTTTAAGACGCGGTACGATCGCAGAACCAACTATCTATTCTCAACAAATAACGATTGTTGACTCTGTTTTCGACCAGTCAAATACACGATCCAGCTAAAAGTTTAGCTTGGGTCGGTTTAGTAGCGGCGAGAAGAGCGGTCGTTGTTGCCCCAGTTACCGCTGTTGGAAGAACCACGTTCTTCACGGGGTTTTGCCTTGTTGACCTTGAGGTCGCGACCCATCCACTCAGCACCGTCAAGAGCCTCAATCGCTGCGGTTTCTTCGGCTTCAGTAGACATTTCTACGAAAGCGAAGCCACGCATCCGGCCTGTTTCGCGGTCAGCAGGCAATTGAATGCGCTTTACTGTGCCGTACTCTCCAAAAGTCTGGCTGAGGTGCTCCTGCGTTACTTCGTAGGATAAATTGCCGACATAGATAGACATTGAACATTCTCCAGAATCGAGGTTGTAGAGATTTAAATCCGGAGGAACGCCGATCGAACGAACTGTACTGCCGAAAATAAAGCCTTATAAAAAGATCATAGCACCTATACGCACAGACTGCAATTTTCCGATCCGCCCATCGATTAAAAAGAACCAAGAAGGTGCTTCAGCTAGGGTGGGAGGGTAAAAAGCAGAAGGAACGAAGAACGAAAAACCCACCCTCAACCACGAAAAGCCGATCGTAAATACATTTATTTTTTTTATTGCCTGGTTTTGCCAGGGTATGCAGCTTGTGGACTGTGCCATCGCATAACGATTCTTGATTTTTGATTTGATAATTTTCCAAGTTTAAATCCAACGCGATACAACCTCCAAACCCTTATGCAGTCAGTCATTCTCAATGATTAAATCAAAAATCAAAAATGGTGTGAGATTGGGAATTTGGGATTGGAGATTTATTATGTAGCGTGGATAACCGCTCAAAATGGATCGGACAGGTTTTGGCGAAGTGTAGAGCGGCCTGGTATGCGATCGCAACAATAGCCCAAAAACCGGGTTTCTTGACAAAAAACAAGGATTTTATGCGAGTCTGTGGCAAGAAACCGAGGTCTAATTGGAGATTAGCTCAATTCGAGACCGTGACGGTGGATTTTGCCCAATTAAATTCCCCAACTTCTGCGACAACTTCGGGATCGGTTTCTGCGCCCACGAGTACCAACTGCACCGCACAAGCTTTTAATTCGGGCTGTTTGGAATCCGGACAGCTTGTGGCGTGAGTCATGGCATTGGCTTCAGCAGATTTTGCCCACAGAGCACCCCAGTGCATCGGTACAAATAGCGTACCAGGGGCGATCGCCTTGGTGACTTTTGCTGGAAACTGCGCCTTGCCGCGGCGCGATCGAACTTCGAGCAAATCCCCCTCCTTAATCTGCAATTTCGCAGCATCGCGGGGGTGAATTTCCAAAAATGGTTGCGGGTGCAATTGATTAATTTTGTCGGTTCTGCCCGTGCGCGTCATTGTGTGCCAGTGCCCGTAAACTCTCCCCGTAGTCAACACAAACGGATAATCTGGATCTGGAGGTTCGGCTAGTCCCCGGGAGTGATAGGCCGAAAATCTCGCCCTGGCGTCGGGAGTGTGAAAACGCCTATCAGTGTACAGCCGTTTCGCTTCAGTCGCTGGATGTAAAGGCTGATTTTCGGGACACGGCCATTGTTGGGGGCCCATCTGGCGCAGATACTCGTGGCTGAGGCCTGTTACGTCGCAAGGCCTGCCCCCTGTCAACTGGACGTACTCTTTGTATATGTCAGCGCTGCTGTCGAAAGCAAAGTGTTCGGCAAAACCCAAGCGGCGGCCGACTTCTGCGAAAATCTTCCAGTCGTCGCGGGCTTCCCCGGATGGTGGATCGAAACCGGGACAAAGCGTCACGCGGCGTTCGGAATTGGTCATCACTCCGGTTTTTTCGCTCCACTGGGTTGCCGGCAGCAGGATGTGCGCGTAGGCTGAGGTTTCCGTGGGATAGTAGGCTTCTTGATAAACGGTAAAGGGCGATCGCAGTAAAGCGGCTTTTGTACGTTCCAAATCCGGCATACTCACCACTGGATTAGTAGCTGCAATCCACAGCAACTCCACATCGCCAGTTTCCAAACCGGTAATCATATCCCAAGCACTGCGGCCCGGATTCGGGGAAATGCTTCCCGGTGCGATTCCCCAAAACTCCTCGACTTGGGTTCTGTGTTCGGCATTTTTGACAAGCCGATATCCTGGGAGTAAGTTAGACAGTCCGCCCGCTTCCCTGCCTCCCATGGCGTTTGGCTGGCCGGTCAGGGAAAACGGGCCGCATCCCGGTTTACCGATTTGACCGGTCATCAAGTGCAAATTAATTAGCGATCGCACCTTTGCCGTACCTTCGGAGGATTGGTTGATGCCCATCGACCACAGCGACAACACCCGCTGCGACTGTTCCCAGTAACTGGCGGCCGTTTCTAACTCGGTGACAGTAATTCCACAGCGCGAGGCTACAAAATCCGGCGTGTAGCTGCTGACAACTTCTGCAAAAACTGCAAAATTCACCGTGCATTCTTCAATAAATTCCGGATCTATTGCCCGCTTTCGCAACAGCAAATACGCAATTCCGTTGAGTAAATCTATATCCGTCCCCGGTTTAATTGCCAAGTGCAAATCCGCAGCTTCAGCAGTCGGAGTCCGCCTCGGGTCTACCACAACCATCTTGACATTGGGGTGCTTTTTGTGGTACTTTGCTAATCGGTTAAATACAATCGGATGACATTCTGCTGTATTGCTGCCGATAATAAAAGCGCAATCAGTTAACTCTAAATCGTCGTAACAGCAAGGCGGCCCGTCCGAACCAAAACTTTGAACGTATCCCGAAACTGCTGAAGACATACACAATCGAGAATTCGCATCAAAATTATTAGTTCCCAGACAACCTTTGATCAGTTTCTGAGCAATATAATAATCTTCTGTAGCGAATTGACCGGAACCGTAAACGCACAGAGCGTCTGGGCCGGTGCTGCAGCGAATTGTTTGGATGCGGTTAACAATGGCATCGAGAGCTTCGTCCCAACTAGCGCGGCGGAACGGTTGGTCGAGAGTATCTCGCATCATCGGATGCAGTAGCCGATCGCTGCGAATAGACTCTGTAACGGTTGCTCCTTTGATACAAACCATACCCTGACTTGATGGGTGATTGCGATCGCCCCGGACTTTCCAAGTTTGTTTTTTGTCTGCAACAACTTCTAGACCGCAACCTACACCGCAGTAAGGGCAAAGAGTTTTTATAGTTTCCATCTGGTGATTTTAGATGCTAATTTTTGAAAGCTAATGGATAATTCGTAATTCGTCATTATAGTCGGAACGGAGGGTTCCGGCCAATTATGTATCAAAAATTACCAAATTACCGCAAAAAGGCTTTACATAAGCGGAAAATACCCTGATTCTAAATTAACCACTACCTGACTAAAATTGGCGATCGCTCTACCTTCTAGCCAGCTTGTCGCCGATCCTAAATCCCCCTCAAACATAGGGAATTAATACCTAACTCTTGTTATACCAAATTCTGCGTTAGCGACCCCTCGATCGTTAGGCGGTTTCAACCGCCACTATACAAACTGTGCCTGCTCCAAGCGGACTAAAGAATCGAGGGGTAGCCAACTCGTCGTCGGATAGCGTATCGTATCATGCCCGCAACAAACGACCATACTAAGATTGGTTTGATCGTTCGGAATGCAATTGGTCACGAACAAGGACTTGCATTCCGAACAATCAAACCAGTTTTACATTTATGGAGCGTGCGGAGGTGATATCATTCCCAATTCAAAACCTCCAATCCAAAATCGCAAAAGGTATAAGTTACCAGAAAGAATTGGTTGAAAGCCTCTGGCTTGAAGGCGAGAAATTAAAATCCGACGATTCATTAGTCGAAGGCTCTTAGTTTCAGGTAGAGGTAGCTATCAACTGTCAACTGTCAACTGTCAACTGTCAACTGTCAACTGAGGGCGGGCACAGGGGCACCGCCCCTACCAACTGTCAACTGTCAACTGTCAACTGTCAACTGTCAACTGTCAACTGTCAACTGTCAACTAAATGAACTACTTCGCTCTTTTAACTTCAAATACGCCGCCGTTGGTGGGGCTAAAAGTTACTTGGAAATCAGCAGTTTTTTGAGTGCCTGCTGCTGCACCCGCAGGAGTTTGCAAAATTGGCAGAGGAGTTTCTTTGACGAAATCTTTAGCTGCTTTATTTGTGGGCTCGAACTGCAAGATATCTCCGTTTTGTTTAACTTTGACTCGATAAGTCAAACTTTCGGTAAATGTCGGAGTTGTCTTCCAATTTTGGTCAATTTGTGCATATAGCTGGTTTCCGATCGCATCGAGTTCGGGTTTGTCAGAAATCCCTGAAGTGGCACTGGTTGCTGCTTTGGGTGCGGCCGCAGGACTTGCAGTCGCAGTCGGTGCCTTGGTTGCAGCCGCACTCGGTGCCGTGCTTGCAGTCGCAGTCGGTGCTGGGCTGCCGGTCGCAGTCGGTGCTGGGCTGCCGGTCGCAGTCGGTGCGGGACTGGCGATCGATGCGGGACTTGCAGCAGCACTCGGTGCGGGACTGGCGATCGACGCAGGACTTGCAGCAGCACTTGGTGCGGGACTGGCGATCGACGCAGGGCTTGCAGTCGCACTCGGTGCAGTGCTAGCGATCGATGCAGGACTTGCAGCAGTAATCGGTGCTGGGCTGGCGATCGATGCAGGACTTGCAGCAGTAATCGGTGCTGGGCTGGCGATCGATGCAGGACTTGTAGCAGCAATCGGTGCCGTGCTAGCCATCGATGCAGGACTTGCAGCAGTAATCGGTGCGGGGCTGGCAACAATTGGTGCGGGGCTGGGGGGAGAACTGACAACCGCCGATGCAGTTGGCGCCGGTGCAGTTTCTGCTAGTTTCGCTTGCTTGAGCTGGCTGGAAACAGCAGATGTATTGACAGCAGCTAAAGTCGCCATTGTTACCAACCACGAAACTGCCAGGACTGCGCCTTTGATTGGCGAAGCTTCTACGGGCTGTGCAGCGTGAGGCACAAAGGATACCCGTGGCATGGGCTTGTCAGCAGTGGCCCCAGGCTTTTTGCTAGCTGGTAATGGCAGGACAACGGGTGCTATCCCCGATTCTGTTGTATCCTCTTCGTGGTGCGCGTAGCGAGAGAACAGGAACTCTAGAGCAAAGTTGCGGAGTTCGTAATATTTCGGGTCTTCCATCATCCGCGTGCGGTTGCGGGGACGGCTGAAGGGAATGTGCACATCTTCGCCGATCGAAGCTGCCGGGCCGTTGGTCATCATCACGATACGATCGGATAAAAACAAAGCTTCGTCAATATCGTGAGTAATCATGACGATCGTAATTTTGTACTCGCGCCAGATTTTTAGCAATTCTTCCTGCAACTCTTCCCGGGTAATCGGGTCTAGAGCTCCGAAGGGTTCGTCCAAAATCAAGAGTTTGGGGCGAGTTGCTAGGGCTCGGGCGATCGCCACCCGCTGTTTCATACCCCCGGACAATTGGCCCGGTCTTTTGTTGCAAGCTTCGGTCAGTCCGACTAATTCCAAGTTATCCTTGACGATCTTATCGTGTTCCTCTGCGGACTTGTCTGCATAAACAGTTTCAACGCCGAGATGGATGTTTTCTGTAGCAGTCAGCCAGGGTAGCAGTGAGTAGTTTTGAAACACCACCATGCGATCGGGGCCTGGTTCAGTAATCCGTGAACCGGCCAGAGCAACTTCTCCGCTTGTCGGGCCGTTGAATCCCGCAATCATGTTTAGCAAAGTTGATTTGCCGCAGCCGGAGTGACCGATCAAACAAATAAATTCGCCTTCATTAATTGTGAGGTTTACACCATCGAGAATGACAAACGGTTTTTCTGGTTCTTTAAGATTTGGGTAGACTTTCGATACATCTTTAATAGTCAAAAAACCTGGTTTTTCTGTTTGAATTTTTGTGGTTGCCTGGGGCGTTTTTACAGTTTGCATATTTTCAGGATTGGGTTTGGGGTTTGGGGGATTAGACATGACTATTTAGGATTAAGGATTTGTAAGAGAGGGAATTAGGAAGCGGGAAATGTGGAGTCTTGTTTCCTGATTCCTTACTCTTGACTCCCTCTTCCTATTTGCTGGTTATGCAGGCGTTTTGATGGAACACTGACTGCCTATTTGTTCTATTAAGATTTCTTCAATGCGGACGCCGCGCTTGATTTTGACATTCTGAAGATAGTCGATCGGGTCGTCTAGATTAAAGACTGTGCCGTCAAATAGTTCGATCGTCCGGCGAGCTCTGGCGATATCCGGCAAACCCAACTCGCGCACTGCTTGACCGAACACATCGGGCCGCAAAACTCGATCGACCACTTCCACCCAGTTTTTCGGGAACGGAATCAGTCCCCAGCGGGCCATCTGCGCCATTACCCACACCATTTCTAGGCGGTCTGGACAATTGGTTTTATCAACATAGAACTGGTTGAAATTGTAGAGCATTTCGGGCTGTGCCTCGGTACCAGAGTTGTACGGGTCGAGGAACCCCGGACGGATGTCTTTTGGATCGGCGCCGATGTATTGTTCTTGGCAAATCAATTGTAGGATTTCTTCGCGGTTGCGGCGATCGTCGCAGTATTCGCAGGCTTCCAAAAGCGCTTTGACGAGGGCGACGTGGGTTTTAGGATATTTCTGAGCCCAATCTTCGCTAACGCCGAGAACTTTTTCGATGTGTCCGGGCAGAATATCGAGGGAACGGGCCATGACAAAACCCGTACCGTCGTTGACCGCCTTGGAGTTCCAAGGGTCGCCGGCACAGTAGCCGTCAATGTTGCCTGCTTTTAAATTCGATACCATCTGCGGGGGCGGAAGCATGGTCAACGCCACATCTATGTCGGGGTCAATACCGCCGGCGGCCAGCCAGTAGCGGAACAGCAGATTGTGCATGGAGGCGGAGTGTACCATGCCCAAGGTATGACCTCGATCGGGAGTTTTGGCGATCG
The window above is part of the Microcoleus sp. bin38.metabat.b11b12b14.051 genome. Proteins encoded here:
- a CDS encoding response regulator transcription factor — its product is MRILIVEDDPMMQLGLEQVLADSPEIEIVGQAEDGYLGVAAALKLKPDMIVMDIGLPRLDGIAATQQIKAQLPEVRVVMLTSHTAETEIIAALSSGADAYCIKGASIDRLLAAIAAAAEGATYLDPQIARTVIEHLKPPIPASTTTFGQLSQRELEVLRLMVEGNSNPEIAAALYLSPNTIKTHVRGIMNKLAVDDRVQAAVVALRTGLV
- the rimM gene encoding ribosome maturation factor RimM (Essential for efficient processing of 16S rRNA) translates to MSEWIEIGTIVAAQGLCGEVRVYPDSDFPERFIEPGKRWILRPKKTEPEPIEFLGGRYIPGKGLYVVEVEGVEDRDGAEALRGCKLLIEKGSRPYLEPDEFYVQDLIGMEVFNQLTGEILGKVSDIIPAGNDLLEVETNLTAPEPVAPELSKPKRPETPTANADPRNTRKPRKIKVKEPKSTKILIPFVQEIVPIVDLEKGRLEIVPPPGLLDDI
- a CDS encoding phosphate-starvation-inducible PsiE family protein, giving the protein MLKKLFRQISKLGSDENFLHFTENVEVIISKILSLAMIVVIIVSVCDLLIFLSKELFDDHETFLLKDTLFVIFGLFLNVLIALEILENITAYLKKHVIQVELVIVTSLIAVSRKIIILDLEKKTAADLIGLAAAIFALSISYLMVRYSNKVKD
- a CDS encoding RNA-binding protein; this encodes MSIYVGNLSYEVTQEHLSQTFGEYGTVKRIQLPADRETGRMRGFAFVEMSTEAEETAAIEALDGAEWMGRDLKVNKAKPREERGSSNSGNWGNNDRSSRRY
- a CDS encoding molybdopterin oxidoreductase family protein, which encodes METIKTLCPYCGVGCGLEVVADKKQTWKVRGDRNHPSSQGMVCIKGATVTESIRSDRLLHPMMRDTLDQPFRRASWDEALDAIVNRIQTIRCSTGPDALCVYGSGQFATEDYYIAQKLIKGCLGTNNFDANSRLCMSSAVSGYVQSFGSDGPPCCYDDLELTDCAFIIGSNTAECHPIVFNRLAKYHKKHPNVKMVVVDPRRTPTAEAADLHLAIKPGTDIDLLNGIAYLLLRKRAIDPEFIEECTVNFAVFAEVVSSYTPDFVASRCGITVTELETAASYWEQSQRVLSLWSMGINQSSEGTAKVRSLINLHLMTGQIGKPGCGPFSLTGQPNAMGGREAGGLSNLLPGYRLVKNAEHRTQVEEFWGIAPGSISPNPGRSAWDMITGLETGDVELLWIAATNPVVSMPDLERTKAALLRSPFTVYQEAYYPTETSAYAHILLPATQWSEKTGVMTNSERRVTLCPGFDPPSGEARDDWKIFAEVGRRLGFAEHFAFDSSADIYKEYVQLTGGRPCDVTGLSHEYLRQMGPQQWPCPENQPLHPATEAKRLYTDRRFHTPDARARFSAYHSRGLAEPPDPDYPFVLTTGRVYGHWHTMTRTGRTDKINQLHPQPFLEIHPRDAAKLQIKEGDLLEVRSRRGKAQFPAKVTKAIAPGTLFVPMHWGALWAKSAEANAMTHATSCPDSKQPELKACAVQLVLVGAETDPEVVAEVGEFNWAKSTVTVSN
- a CDS encoding nitrate ABC transporter ATP-binding protein (This model describes the ATP binding subunits of ATP-binding cassette (ABC) transporters for nitrate transport, or for bicarbonate transport, in bacteria and archaea.) encodes the protein MSNPPNPKPNPENMQTVKTPQATTKIQTEKPGFLTIKDVSKVYPNLKEPEKPFVILDGVNLTINEGEFICLIGHSGCGKSTLLNMIAGFNGPTSGEVALAGSRITEPGPDRMVVFQNYSLLPWLTATENIHLGVETVYADKSAEEHDKIVKDNLELVGLTEACNKRPGQLSGGMKQRVAIARALATRPKLLILDEPFGALDPITREELQEELLKIWREYKITIVMITHDIDEALFLSDRIVMMTNGPAASIGEDVHIPFSRPRNRTRMMEDPKYYELRNFALEFLFSRYAHHEEDTTESGIAPVVLPLPASKKPGATADKPMPRVSFVPHAAQPVEASPIKGAVLAVSWLVTMATLAAVNTSAVSSQLKQAKLAETAPAPTASAVVSSPPSPAPIVASPAPITAASPASMASTAPIAATSPASIASPAPITAASPASIASPAPITAASPASIASTAPSATASPASIASPAPSAAASPASIASPAPSAAASPASIASPAPTATGSPAPTATGSPAPTATASTAPSAAATKAPTATASPAAAPKAATSATSGISDKPELDAIGNQLYAQIDQNWKTTPTFTESLTYRVKVKQNGDILQFEPTNKAAKDFVKETPLPILQTPAGAAAGTQKTADFQVTFSPTNGGVFEVKRAK